The Hypanus sabinus isolate sHypSab1 chromosome 31, sHypSab1.hap1, whole genome shotgun sequence genome window below encodes:
- the LOC132384110 gene encoding gastrula zinc finger protein XlCGF26.1-like, translated as MPFTCSDCGKGYTWSSQLLVHQLVHTGERPYICSDCGKAFTRSSTLQRHQRVHTGEKPFTCSECGKEFTQSSNLKVHQRVHTGEKPFSCSECGKEFTRSSELKVHQRVHTGEKPFTCSDCGKGFTQSSQLNAHQRVHTGERPFTCCECGKGFTHSSTLQRHQRVHTGERPFTCSECGKEFTQSSTLVKHYRIHTGERPFTCFECGKGFTQSFQLKEHQRVHTGEKPFTCADCGKEFNRSSQLNEHQRVHTGERPFTCSECGKGFTQSSQLLKHQRVHTGERPFTCSDCGKAFTHSSTRQRHQRVHTGERPFICSDCGKGFTRSSQLKEHQQVHTGKKPFTCSDCGKEFTRSAQLNDHQRVHTGEKPFICSDCGKGFTWSSQLKEHQRIHTGEKPFTCTDCGKEFTRSSQLNEHQRVHTGERPFTCLDCEKGFTRSSDLKVHQRVHTGEKPFTCSDCGKAFTHSSTLQRHRRIHTGERPFTCSECGKGFAQSSTLVSHYRVHTGERLFTCSECGNRFSQSSTLVSLYQVHTGMRSFTCFECEKEFTQSSNLVLHYQALTRGDQSDQKLERM; from the coding sequence atgccattcacctgttcagactgtgggaagggatataCTTGGTCTTCTCAATTATTGGtacaccagttagttcacactggggagaggccatacatctgttcagactgtgggaaggcattcactcgatcatccacactacagagacaccaacgagttcacactggggagaaaccgttcacctgctcagaatgtggaaaggaattcactcagtcatctaacttgaaagtacatcagcgagttcacactggggagaaaccattctcctgctcagaatgtggaaaggaattcactcggtcatctgaattGAAAgtacatcaacgagttcacactggggagaaaccgttcacctgttcagactgtgggaagggattcactcagtcatcccaactgaatgcacatcaacgagttcacactggggagaggccattcacctgctgtgaatgtgggaagggattcacacactcttccacactgcagagacaccagcgagttcacactggagaaaggccattcacctgctctgaatgtgggaaggaattcactcagtcatccacccttgTGAAGCACtaccgaattcacactggggagaggccgttcacctgctttgaatgtggaaagggattcactcagtcttttcaactgaaggaacatcagcgagttcacactggggagaaaccattcacctgcgcagactgtgggaaagaattcaatcggtcatctcaactgaatgaacatcagcgagttcacactggagagaggccgttcacatgctctgaatgtgggaagggattcactcaatcatctcaaTTActgaaacatcagcgagttcacactggggagaggccattcacctgttcagactgtgggaaagcatTTACTCACTCATCTACAcgacagagacaccagcgagttcacaccggagagaggccgttcatctgctcagactgtgggaagggtttcactcggtcatctcaactgaaggaacatcagcaagttcacactgggaagaaaccattcacctgctcagactgtgggaaggaatttACTCGGTCAGCTCAGCTGAATGACCATCAGCGAGtacatactggggagaagccattcatctgctcagactgtgggaagggtttcacttGGTCAAgtcaactgaaggaacatcagcgaattcacactggggagaaaccattcacctgcacagactgtgggaaagaattcactcggtcatctcagcTAAatgaacatcagcgagttcacactggagagaggccattcacctgcttggactgtgagaagggattcactcggtcatctgacttgaaagtacatcagcgagtccacactggggagaaaccattcacgtgctccgactgtgggaaggcattcacacactcaTCCACGTTACAGAGACACCGGaggattcacactggggagaggccattcacctgctctgaatgtgggaagggatttgctcaGTCATCTACTCTTGTGTCACACTACCgggttcatactggggagaggctattcacctgctctgaatgtgggaacagattcagtcagtcatctacCCTTGTATCACTGTACCAAGTTCACACTGGGATGAGGTCGTTTACCTGCTTTGAATGTGAGAAggaattcactcaatcatccaacCTTGTGTTGCATTACCAAGCTTTGACCAGAGGTGATCAGAGTGATCAGAAGCTTGAGAGGATGTAA